One Thermodesulfobacteriota bacterium genomic region harbors:
- a CDS encoding DUF6785 family protein gives MTAGKPAPEDFSGRFLSRQDSQPAARLRLRALVAGLAGAVLLAAVTPFNNAFLQGTPLGGGHFPLAPFVLFLLLALATCLVRALFRGYRLFSGQELLYVWVLMAVVSGIAYTGLVRTLFINLTAPFQFATAENRWQERLQPLLPDGWYPEPAAIETLYNGLPEGRSLSWLEVVARIPWPAWSQALVAWAGFVLLAYLAMLCLVHLVGRQWLVNERMNLPLLRVPMVLAEAVDSGGLARLLRDRYLLAGLSLPVCLHLVNGLHFYYPAVPQIPTLILAGIYFPPAGLLAGFAKLKICIYPAFIGFAFLAARQISFSFWFFHLAAGLLVGLLAVLGYHVPAAALGVTFGPTLSRPEEMQMIGAYGVFFLFLLWLARANCLLVLRQAVGLDRAAGAAGIRRAF, from the coding sequence ATGACCGCAGGCAAGCCCGCGCCCGAGGATTTCAGCGGCCGCTTTCTGAGCCGGCAGGACAGCCAGCCGGCCGCCCGGCTGCGCCTCCGGGCCCTGGTCGCCGGGCTGGCCGGCGCCGTGCTCCTGGCGGCGGTCACCCCGTTCAACAACGCCTTTCTCCAGGGCACCCCGCTGGGCGGCGGCCACTTCCCCCTGGCCCCCTTCGTGCTCTTTTTGCTCCTGGCCCTGGCCACCTGCCTGGTCCGGGCGCTCTTCCGGGGCTACCGGCTGTTCTCCGGCCAGGAGCTGCTCTATGTCTGGGTGCTCATGGCGGTGGTCTCCGGCATCGCCTACACCGGCCTGGTGCGCACCCTGTTCATCAACCTCACCGCACCGTTCCAGTTCGCCACCGCCGAGAACCGCTGGCAGGAGCGGCTGCAGCCGCTCTTGCCCGACGGCTGGTATCCGGAGCCGGCGGCCATCGAGACCCTGTACAACGGCCTGCCCGAGGGCCGCAGCCTTTCCTGGCTGGAGGTGGTGGCCCGCATCCCCTGGCCAGCCTGGAGCCAGGCCCTGGTGGCCTGGGCCGGCTTTGTGCTTCTGGCCTACCTGGCCATGCTCTGCCTGGTGCACCTGGTGGGACGGCAGTGGCTGGTCAACGAGCGGATGAACCTTCCCCTGCTCCGGGTGCCCATGGTCCTGGCCGAGGCCGTGGACAGCGGCGGCCTGGCCCGGCTGCTCCGGGACCGTTATCTCCTGGCCGGCCTGTCGCTGCCGGTCTGCCTGCACCTGGTGAACGGCCTGCACTTCTACTACCCGGCAGTGCCCCAGATCCCGACCCTGATCCTGGCCGGCATCTACTTCCCGCCCGCCGGCCTTCTTGCCGGCTTTGCCAAGCTCAAGATCTGCATCTACCCGGCCTTCATCGGCTTCGCCTTCCTGGCCGCCCGCCAGATTTCCTTCTCCTTCTGGTTCTTCCACCTGGCCGCCGGTCTTCTGGTGGGCCTCCTGGCCGTACTGGGCTACCACGTGCCGGCCGCCGCCCTCGGCGTCACCTTCGGCCCCACCCTGAGCCGGCCAGAGGAGATGCAGATGATCGGCGCCTACGGCGTCTTCTTCCTCTTCCTGCTCTGGCTGGCCCGGGCCAACTGCCTCCTGGTGCTCCGGCAGGCCGTGGGCCTCGACCGGGCCGCCGGCGCCGCCGGCATCCGCCGGGCCTTCT
- a CDS encoding ABC transporter permease, producing MADWRPGFVVAVGLLVASLGAAPAVEVAWAANDPLVRVVEELAALGDRSTGSPGAGEAADLLEAELRDLGLHPARLPMALPVLRAGPARLTVAAAGLTIPVQPLAANAIAPGSMPAAGLAGPLVYGGRGELADLDGRPVAGAIVLLELDSGNAWLTVASLGALAVIYLDRSNTDRLLLADKLELSPLTFPRFWLPVAALGALGEPGARSDGILAGQARLTASVAWQEVEADSLYALVPGADPRLAGELLILETFYDSTATVLGASPGADEALGIATLLASARRLVAAPPARSVLLVASAGHAQAQAGMRQLVWAVSLRAKELRDRQKELQAASDEQEAVLAGLAQAADAPEQAPLAVRLAVAERIKTEVDDLSGQLMRLRMEEAGPERRARIEALAGQRLVLRRLGWRSSWGGLPAEEKALLAWLVPRAKEDSQGLLAASRREARLLKAAASLRRQVGEFEIAAAVSLHLSSHGQGLGAFHSGFLYALKPQVNRTPAYSLVDRALAAAAAGSPAGDLYRDTLRPSQSRSWQSHFLDRPALAGEVSALAGLRGLTLATVHDGRSAWGTPYDLPQGVDWERARHQARLVHDLVTGLAAAPSLAAGEPPPNGFSVLRGRAKFLRHGELFADQPAPGTVVLAFQGPARFHAMVDARGGFELLGVADKRHVLDKVILEAYRFDPATGETLWAVDKKRTGKDAYRVKMQRRQMETDLVMFACRQLTLFDLLEPRTLRPLTKIELIDGRRETLPVRYWYSRIDTRVSTVASIFLEPGTPLKLTLSDTILRKKMILLNSDREHPEGRGYLVDDWPVVYYTAFRAASDMWHLLGPRIDALEERGVVDERIRNLRASGREALAQAMAALSASSYSGFVAASNRSLALASRVYDQVDSTGRDVLFGVLFYIALFAPFAFCLERLTVAAVDIHRRILAFTGILVALIALVYRVHPAFQLAYSPLVVIGAFFILGLSLLVTAIIVARFETEMAGLQRRARHQLATEISRGKAMLAALLLGVSNLRRRRLRTALTCTTLVILTFTIMSFTTVKGIRHHARLRFAPEAGYQGLLVKNVSWQSLPPQAADQLAAFFGGRERVGPRVWLEDDDPSRALRFPVRHGSAQVEAQGLLGLAASEPRVTGLDRTLVGGRWLKEGEMDALLLPAPLAQALGIDPAEPQAAPVEMWGRPFRVVGCFAPELLERRPDLDGESLTPVIFPGEAAMEMTEAEMEALESGEEVRAFHSRCQHVPAEETVIASAGFLLAAGGHLKGLAARPPDGTDLAALAHEMADRFGLALFTGEPQGTFLYHASDTLGYSGVPNIVVPVLIAIFIVLNTMISSVFERRREIGIYTSVGLAPSHVGFLFIAEALALAILSVVIGYLLAQTSARLFAGTPLWAGITVNYSSLSGVAAMLLVMAVVLVSALYPARVAAAIAIPDVNRAWSLPPVTGNELAITLPFLMRLAEHESIGGFIYSYLMAHRDVSHGLFSTGELEITQICPERLSAEPGAACVRATCPHPACLHLHARVWLAPFDFGIMQRVDVQFCPAAEAEGYLEIRVRLVREAGEANVWLRMNRAFLHALRKELLVWRSLDVEAHGRFAEVLRQAEARDIYEQCRPAGSGLAAEASP from the coding sequence ATGGCTGACTGGCGCCCCGGCTTCGTGGTCGCAGTCGGGCTGCTGGTGGCGAGTCTGGGAGCGGCGCCGGCCGTCGAGGTGGCCTGGGCCGCGAACGACCCGCTGGTGCGGGTGGTGGAGGAGCTGGCGGCCCTGGGCGACCGCAGCACCGGCAGCCCCGGCGCCGGCGAGGCGGCCGATCTGCTGGAGGCGGAGCTGCGGGACCTGGGCCTTCATCCGGCCCGTCTGCCCATGGCCTTGCCGGTGCTGCGGGCCGGCCCTGCCCGGCTCACCGTGGCCGCGGCGGGCCTGACCATCCCGGTGCAGCCGCTGGCGGCCAACGCCATCGCGCCGGGCAGCATGCCGGCGGCCGGCCTGGCCGGACCCCTGGTCTACGGCGGCCGCGGCGAGTTGGCCGACCTGGATGGCAGGCCGGTGGCCGGCGCCATCGTCCTTCTGGAGCTGGATTCCGGCAACGCCTGGCTCACCGTCGCCTCCCTGGGCGCCCTGGCGGTGATCTATCTCGACCGGAGCAACACCGACCGCCTCCTCCTGGCCGACAAGCTGGAGCTCTCCCCCCTGACCTTTCCCCGCTTCTGGCTGCCGGTGGCGGCCCTCGGCGCCCTGGGCGAGCCCGGGGCGCGATCCGACGGAATCCTGGCCGGCCAGGCGCGGCTGACCGCCTCGGTGGCCTGGCAGGAGGTGGAGGCCGACAGCCTCTATGCCCTCGTCCCCGGCGCTGACCCCAGGCTGGCCGGTGAGCTTCTGATCCTGGAAACGTTCTACGACAGCACCGCCACGGTGCTGGGCGCCTCCCCTGGGGCGGACGAGGCCCTGGGCATCGCCACCCTCTTGGCCTCGGCCCGGCGGCTGGTCGCCGCCCCTCCGGCCCGCTCGGTCCTGCTGGTGGCCTCCGCCGGTCACGCCCAGGCCCAGGCCGGCATGCGCCAGCTGGTCTGGGCGGTAAGCCTCAGGGCCAAGGAGCTGCGGGACCGGCAGAAGGAGCTGCAGGCGGCGAGCGACGAGCAGGAGGCGGTGCTGGCCGGCCTGGCGCAGGCCGCCGATGCGCCGGAGCAGGCACCGCTGGCGGTGCGGCTGGCGGTGGCCGAGCGGATCAAGACCGAGGTGGATGATTTGTCCGGCCAACTCATGCGCCTGCGCATGGAAGAGGCCGGTCCGGAGCGGCGGGCCCGCATCGAGGCCCTGGCCGGCCAGCGTCTCGTCCTGCGGCGGCTGGGCTGGCGCAGCTCCTGGGGCGGGCTGCCGGCAGAGGAGAAGGCCCTGCTGGCCTGGCTGGTGCCCCGGGCGAAGGAGGACAGCCAGGGGCTCCTGGCCGCCAGCCGCCGGGAGGCCCGCCTGCTCAAGGCGGCAGCCAGCCTGCGCCGCCAGGTCGGGGAATTCGAGATCGCGGCCGCGGTCTCCTTGCATCTGTCCAGCCACGGCCAGGGCTTAGGGGCCTTCCACTCCGGCTTTCTCTATGCCTTGAAGCCTCAGGTCAACCGCACCCCGGCCTACAGCCTGGTGGATCGGGCCCTGGCCGCCGCTGCCGCCGGCTCCCCGGCCGGGGATCTCTACCGGGACACCCTGCGGCCCAGCCAGAGCCGTTCCTGGCAGAGCCATTTCCTGGACCGGCCGGCCCTGGCCGGCGAGGTGAGCGCCCTGGCCGGCCTGCGCGGCCTGACCCTGGCCACGGTCCATGACGGCCGTTCGGCCTGGGGCACCCCCTATGACCTGCCGCAAGGCGTGGACTGGGAGCGGGCCCGCCACCAGGCCCGACTGGTGCACGACCTGGTGACCGGTCTGGCGGCAGCGCCGAGCCTGGCCGCCGGCGAGCCGCCGCCGAACGGCTTTTCCGTGCTGCGGGGCCGGGCCAAGTTCCTGCGTCATGGCGAGCTCTTTGCCGACCAGCCGGCACCGGGCACCGTGGTCCTGGCCTTCCAGGGGCCAGCCCGCTTCCATGCCATGGTGGATGCCCGGGGCGGCTTCGAGCTCCTGGGGGTGGCCGACAAGCGCCATGTGCTGGACAAGGTGATCCTGGAGGCCTACCGCTTCGATCCGGCCACCGGCGAGACCCTGTGGGCGGTGGACAAGAAGCGCACCGGCAAGGACGCCTACCGGGTGAAGATGCAGCGGCGGCAGATGGAGACCGACCTCGTCATGTTCGCCTGCCGCCAGCTCACCCTCTTCGATCTCCTGGAGCCCCGCACCCTCCGGCCGCTGACCAAGATCGAGCTCATCGACGGCCGCCGGGAGACCCTGCCGGTCCGCTACTGGTACAGCCGCATCGACACCCGGGTCTCCACCGTCGCCTCGATCTTTCTGGAGCCGGGCACCCCGTTGAAGCTCACCCTGTCGGACACCATCCTGCGCAAGAAGATGATCCTCCTGAACAGCGACCGGGAGCATCCCGAGGGCCGCGGCTACCTGGTGGACGACTGGCCGGTGGTCTACTACACCGCCTTCCGGGCCGCCTCCGACATGTGGCATCTTCTGGGCCCCCGCATCGACGCCCTGGAGGAGCGGGGGGTGGTGGACGAGCGGATCCGCAACCTGCGCGCCAGCGGCCGGGAGGCCCTGGCCCAGGCCATGGCGGCGCTGTCGGCCAGCAGCTATTCCGGCTTTGTGGCGGCCAGCAACCGCTCCCTGGCCCTGGCCAGCCGGGTTTACGACCAGGTGGACAGCACCGGTCGGGATGTGCTCTTCGGCGTGCTGTTCTACATCGCCTTGTTTGCCCCCTTCGCCTTCTGCCTGGAGCGCCTGACCGTGGCCGCGGTGGACATCCACCGCCGCATCCTCGCCTTTACCGGCATCCTGGTGGCCCTCATCGCCCTGGTCTACCGGGTGCATCCGGCCTTCCAGCTGGCCTACAGCCCCCTGGTCGTGATCGGCGCCTTCTTCATCCTTGGGCTCTCCCTCCTGGTCACCGCCATCATCGTCGCCCGCTTCGAGACCGAGATGGCCGGCCTGCAGCGCCGGGCCCGGCATCAGCTGGCCACGGAGATCAGCCGCGGCAAGGCGATGCTGGCCGCCCTTCTTCTCGGGGTCAGCAACCTGCGGCGCCGGCGGCTGCGCACGGCGCTGACCTGCACCACCCTGGTGATCCTCACCTTCACCATCATGAGCTTCACCACGGTGAAGGGGATCCGCCACCACGCCCGGCTCCGCTTTGCTCCGGAGGCCGGCTACCAGGGCCTGCTGGTGAAGAACGTCTCCTGGCAGAGCCTGCCGCCGCAGGCTGCCGACCAGCTGGCGGCCTTCTTCGGCGGCCGGGAGCGGGTGGGTCCCCGGGTCTGGCTGGAGGACGACGACCCCAGCCGGGCGCTGCGCTTCCCGGTGCGGCACGGATCGGCCCAGGTGGAGGCCCAGGGTCTCCTGGGCCTGGCGGCCAGCGAGCCCCGGGTCACCGGCCTCGATCGGACCCTGGTGGGCGGCCGTTGGCTCAAGGAGGGGGAGATGGATGCCCTCCTTCTGCCGGCCCCCCTGGCCCAGGCCCTGGGCATCGACCCCGCCGAGCCCCAGGCGGCTCCGGTGGAGATGTGGGGCCGGCCCTTCCGGGTGGTGGGCTGCTTCGCCCCGGAGCTGCTGGAGAGGCGGCCGGACCTGGACGGTGAGAGCCTGACCCCGGTCATCTTCCCCGGCGAGGCGGCCATGGAGATGACCGAGGCGGAGATGGAGGCCCTGGAGTCCGGAGAGGAGGTCCGGGCCTTCCACAGCCGCTGCCAGCATGTGCCGGCCGAGGAGACGGTGATCGCCAGCGCCGGCTTCCTGCTGGCGGCCGGCGGTCATCTCAAGGGCCTGGCCGCCCGGCCGCCGGACGGCACCGACCTGGCGGCCCTGGCCCACGAGATGGCCGACCGCTTCGGCCTCGCCCTGTTCACCGGCGAGCCCCAGGGCACCTTCCTCTACCATGCCAGCGACACCCTGGGCTATTCCGGGGTGCCCAATATCGTGGTGCCGGTGCTCATTGCCATCTTCATCGTCCTGAACACCATGATCAGCTCGGTGTTCGAACGGCGCCGGGAGATCGGCATCTACACCTCGGTGGGGCTGGCGCCCTCCCATGTCGGCTTTCTCTTCATCGCCGAGGCCCTGGCCCTGGCAATCCTGAGTGTGGTGATCGGCTATCTCCTGGCCCAGACCTCGGCCCGGCTCTTTGCCGGCACCCCGCTGTGGGCCGGCATCACGGTCAACTACTCCTCCCTGTCCGGGGTGGCGGCCATGCTGCTGGTGATGGCAGTGGTTCTGGTCTCGGCGCTCTATCCTGCCCGGGTGGCGGCGGCCATCGCCATCCCGGACGTCAACCGGGCCTGGTCCCTGCCGCCGGTGACCGGCAACGAGCTGGCCATCACCCTGCCGTTTCTCATGCGCCTGGCCGAGCATGAGAGCATCGGCGGCTTCATCTATTCCTATCTCATGGCCCACCGGGACGTCTCCCACGGCCTTTTTTCCACCGGCGAGCTGGAGATCACCCAGATCTGTCCGGAGCGCCTGAGCGCCGAGCCGGGCGCGGCCTGTGTCCGGGCCACCTGCCCGCACCCGGCCTGCCTGCACCTCCATGCCCGGGTGTGGCTGGCGCCGTTCGATTTCGGGATCATGCAGCGGGTGGACGTGCAGTTCTGCCCGGCGGCGGAGGCGGAAGGCTATCTGGAGATCCGGGTGCGGCTGGTGCGGGAGGCCGGGGAGGCCAATGTCTGGCTCCGGATGAACCGGGCCTTCCTGCATGCCCTCAGAAAGGAGCTCCTGGTTTGGCGCTCCCTGGATGTCGAGGCCCATGGCCGCTTTGCCGAGGTGCTGCGGCAGGCCGAGGCCCGGGACATCTATGAGCAGTGCCGGCCGGCCGGCTCCGGCCTGGCCGCAGAGGCCAGCCCATGA
- a CDS encoding ABC transporter ATP-binding protein, with translation MTSGHAIVRVAGVTKTFAMGGTEVQALKGVDLTIAAGRYISIMGPSGSGKSTLFNMIGGLDKPTTGKVFIDEVDIAQLDAYELAWLRCRKIGYIFQTFNLIPVMTALENVTLPMVFAGMANDAAVDKGLGLLGLVGLGERFRHKPSELSGGQQQRVAVARSLANDPAIILADEPTGNLDLATGEEIIALLKSLSQERGVTIISATHDIKMLNVSDQVVWIRDGRIERIGDREELSISVGGIAAHG, from the coding sequence ATGACGAGCGGTCACGCCATTGTCCGGGTCGCCGGGGTCACCAAGACCTTTGCCATGGGCGGCACCGAGGTCCAGGCCTTGAAGGGCGTCGACCTCACCATCGCCGCCGGCCGTTACATCTCCATCATGGGGCCCTCCGGCTCGGGCAAGAGCACGCTTTTCAACATGATCGGCGGCCTGGACAAGCCCACGACCGGCAAGGTGTTCATCGACGAGGTGGACATCGCCCAGTTGGATGCCTACGAGCTGGCCTGGCTGCGCTGCCGGAAGATCGGCTACATCTTCCAGACCTTCAACCTGATTCCGGTGATGACCGCCCTGGAGAACGTCACCCTGCCCATGGTCTTTGCCGGCATGGCCAACGACGCCGCCGTGGACAAGGGCCTTGGCCTCCTTGGGCTGGTCGGCCTGGGCGAGCGCTTCCGTCACAAGCCCTCGGAGCTGTCCGGCGGCCAGCAGCAGCGGGTGGCGGTGGCCCGCTCCCTGGCCAACGATCCGGCCATCATCCTGGCCGACGAGCCCACCGGCAACCTGGATCTCGCCACCGGCGAGGAGATCATCGCCCTGCTCAAGAGCCTGTCCCAGGAGCGGGGGGTGACCATCATCTCCGCCACCCATGACATCAAGATGCTCAATGTCTCGGATCAGGTGGTCTGGATCCGGGACGGCCGCATCGAGCGCATCGGCGACCGGGAGGAGCTGTCCATCTCGGTGGGTGGGATCGCGGCCCATGGCTGA
- a CDS encoding FtsX-like permease family protein: protein MTRTLSSSDPASVPTHAAGRQVRLPLAKSVLIAFQSIRVRFLRSLITTLTLVAAVAFLAFVQSSIELANGLLATGDEGLREALIRAGHDLAPGQASIGSSAKERWIVILSLLVCTVGIVNAQLMAVTERFREIGTMKCLGALDRFVVRLFFLEAGMQGLAGAAAGALIGVLAAFLTAWVRFGPAVLAGSVWPALLATAGRATAVGCGLSLLGVVYPALVAARMQPVEAMRVEP, encoded by the coding sequence ATGACCCGTACCCTGTCGTCTTCCGACCCTGCTTCTGTCCCGACGCATGCTGCCGGCCGGCAGGTGCGGCTGCCCCTCGCCAAGTCGGTGCTCATCGCCTTCCAGAGCATCCGGGTCCGTTTCCTGCGCTCTCTCATCACCACCCTGACCCTGGTGGCAGCGGTGGCTTTTCTGGCCTTTGTCCAGAGCAGCATCGAGCTGGCCAACGGCCTGCTGGCCACCGGTGACGAAGGCCTGCGGGAGGCCCTGATCCGGGCCGGCCACGATCTGGCGCCGGGCCAGGCCAGCATCGGCAGCAGCGCCAAGGAGCGCTGGATCGTCATCCTCTCCCTCCTGGTCTGCACGGTGGGGATCGTCAATGCCCAGCTCATGGCGGTCACCGAGCGCTTCCGGGAGATCGGCACCATGAAATGCCTGGGCGCCCTGGATCGCTTCGTGGTCCGGCTCTTCTTTCTGGAGGCTGGCATGCAAGGCCTGGCTGGCGCGGCGGCCGGCGCCCTCATCGGGGTGCTCGCCGCTTTCCTCACCGCCTGGGTCCGGTTCGGACCGGCGGTTCTGGCGGGCTCCGTCTGGCCAGCGCTTCTGGCCACCGCGGGCCGGGCCACGGCGGTGGGCTGTGGCTTAAGCCTCCTGGGGGTCGTCTACCCGGCGCTGGTGGCGGCCCGGATGCAGCCGGTGGAAGCCATGCGCGTCGAGCCGTGA
- a CDS encoding polysaccharide deacetylase: protein MTRPPVPLWQAPPADLLPRLQALLAAVARRPAAAPVAVFFRADDIGVPGRNLARLLATFAGHHVPLALAVVPAWLTSRRWQEIRALVAGVDPDLWCWHQHGWRHRNHQPAGRKEEFGAARPEAKLRADLAKGRQRLAGILGEAFFPAFTPPWNRMSETALALLPGLGLPVLSRWQGALPPAQPGVTELPVRVDLHTRRQSEPAAAAAILLEELAQGLAADRCGIMIHHQRMNQAAFVFLDALLAGLARLPGVRLVHFGHLLPEGWTSPTAPV, encoded by the coding sequence ATGACCCGGCCCCCCGTGCCCCTGTGGCAGGCGCCGCCTGCCGACCTCCTGCCCCGCTTGCAGGCCCTGCTGGCTGCGGTGGCCCGCCGGCCGGCGGCAGCGCCGGTGGCGGTCTTTTTCCGGGCCGACGATATCGGTGTGCCGGGCCGCAACCTGGCCCGGCTCCTGGCCACCTTCGCCGGGCATCACGTGCCCCTGGCCCTGGCGGTGGTGCCGGCCTGGCTCACCAGCCGGCGCTGGCAGGAGATCCGGGCCCTGGTCGCCGGCGTCGATCCGGATCTGTGGTGCTGGCACCAGCACGGCTGGCGCCACCGCAACCACCAGCCCGCGGGCCGCAAGGAGGAGTTTGGCGCCGCCCGGCCGGAGGCAAAGCTGCGCGCCGATCTGGCCAAGGGCCGGCAGCGGCTGGCCGGGATCCTGGGTGAGGCCTTCTTCCCGGCGTTCACGCCGCCCTGGAACCGCATGAGTGAAACGGCCCTGGCCCTGCTGCCGGGGCTGGGCCTGCCGGTGCTCTCCCGCTGGCAAGGCGCCCTGCCGCCGGCGCAGCCGGGCGTGACCGAGCTGCCGGTACGGGTGGATCTGCACACCCGCCGGCAGTCCGAGCCGGCAGCCGCGGCGGCCATTCTCCTGGAAGAGCTGGCCCAGGGGCTGGCCGCCGACCGCTGCGGCATCATGATCCACCACCAGCGGATGAACCAGGCGGCCTTCGTCTTCCTGGACGCGCTCCTGGCCGGGTTGGCACGCCTGCCAGGGGTGCGGCTGGTGCATTTCGGTCATCTGCTGCCAGAGGGTTGGACAAGCCCCACCGCACCAGTATAG
- a CDS encoding glycosyltransferase, giving the protein MKVLHYCQHVLGMGHLFRSLAIDEALAGEHVLLVTGGAAVPVRLPAHVREIRLPALMMDAAFTGFQAQDAPVEAIWRQRQEALLALCAAEAPDLFLVELYPFGRKAFRRELDPVLAGIRDGRLPACRVVSSLRDVLVEKKDTAGYEERVVSTLNRFFDAVLVHADPAVLSLAETFGSLGAIRPPVRYTGFVAPRPGAGAFGRVRQELGLAAGDILVVASGGGGAVAGPLLRAVAAAWPLLQRPGLLLVLSGPFLPEADLAALQAQAGPGLRVERFSDQFLDLLAAADLSVSMAGYNTTMNILATGVPALVWPFDQNREQRLRAERLGARTGLGILEDEDLEPAPLARRMAQALGRRAAAPPAVDLDGAARTASLLRQLVQEGRLP; this is encoded by the coding sequence ATGAAGGTCCTCCACTACTGCCAGCATGTCCTGGGCATGGGGCATCTCTTCCGCAGCCTGGCCATCGACGAGGCCCTGGCGGGGGAGCATGTACTCCTGGTCACGGGCGGCGCCGCCGTGCCGGTGCGCTTGCCGGCCCATGTCCGGGAGATCCGGCTGCCGGCCCTGATGATGGACGCCGCCTTCACCGGCTTCCAGGCCCAGGACGCCCCGGTGGAGGCCATCTGGCGCCAGCGGCAGGAGGCGCTCCTGGCCCTTTGTGCCGCCGAGGCACCCGACCTCTTCCTGGTGGAGCTCTACCCTTTCGGCCGCAAGGCCTTCCGCCGGGAGCTCGACCCGGTTCTGGCTGGCATCCGGGACGGCCGTCTGCCTGCCTGCCGGGTGGTCTCCTCGCTGCGGGACGTGCTGGTGGAGAAGAAGGACACCGCCGGCTACGAGGAGCGGGTGGTGTCCACCCTGAACCGGTTCTTCGACGCCGTGCTCGTCCACGCCGATCCGGCGGTCCTGTCCCTGGCGGAAACCTTTGGCAGCCTGGGGGCCATCCGGCCGCCGGTGCGCTACACCGGCTTCGTGGCGCCGCGGCCGGGGGCTGGGGCTTTTGGTCGCGTGCGGCAGGAGCTGGGGCTTGCGGCCGGCGACATCCTGGTCGTGGCCAGCGGCGGCGGCGGCGCGGTGGCCGGCCCCCTCCTGCGGGCGGTGGCGGCGGCCTGGCCCCTGCTGCAACGGCCGGGTCTGCTCCTCGTTCTGAGCGGCCCGTTTCTGCCGGAGGCGGACCTGGCAGCCCTCCAGGCCCAGGCCGGGCCGGGATTGCGGGTGGAGCGCTTCAGCGACCAGTTCCTGGATCTCTTGGCGGCCGCCGACCTGTCGGTGAGCATGGCCGGCTACAACACGACCATGAATATCCTGGCCACCGGCGTGCCGGCTCTGGTGTGGCCCTTTGACCAGAACCGGGAGCAGCGGCTACGGGCCGAGCGGCTGGGCGCCAGGACCGGCCTGGGCATTCTGGAGGACGAGGACCTGGAGCCGGCGCCTCTGGCCCGTCGCATGGCCCAGGCCCTGGGCCGGCGGGCCGCCGCCCCGCCGGCCGTGGATCTGGACGGCGCCGCCCGGACCGCGTCCTTGTTGCGGCAGCTGGTGCAGGAGGGACGCCTGCCATGA
- a CDS encoding histidine phosphatase family protein, which produces MTDSTLFGLMRHATTVWNQERRIQGQADSPLASGAQAEISRWAAALAGHGWQGVLTSDLGRARATALGLADQLGLPVLVDGRLREQDWGTWTGCRLADLDRQAVAAQEAAGWGFRPPGGEDRGQVWERSRQALLAAAAARPGGRILVVAHEGVVKCLVYRLTGHDFVAGRPSPLAPRHLHLLTATAGQLAVTRVNAQPL; this is translated from the coding sequence ATGACGGATTCCACCCTTTTTGGCCTCATGCGCCACGCCACCACGGTATGGAACCAGGAGCGCCGCATCCAGGGCCAGGCCGACAGCCCCTTGGCCTCCGGGGCCCAGGCCGAGATCAGCCGCTGGGCTGCAGCCCTGGCCGGCCACGGCTGGCAGGGCGTCCTGACCAGCGATCTGGGGCGCGCCCGGGCCACGGCCCTGGGGCTGGCCGACCAGCTGGGCCTGCCGGTCCTGGTGGATGGCCGGCTGCGGGAGCAGGACTGGGGGACCTGGACCGGCTGCCGCCTTGCCGACCTGGACCGGCAGGCGGTGGCAGCCCAGGAGGCGGCCGGCTGGGGGTTCCGGCCCCCCGGCGGCGAGGACCGGGGCCAGGTCTGGGAGCGCAGCCGCCAGGCCCTGCTGGCGGCTGCCGCGGCCCGGCCCGGCGGCCGGATCCTGGTGGTCGCTCACGAGGGGGTGGTGAAGTGCCTTGTCTACCGGCTGACCGGACATGACTTTGTGGCTGGCCGGCCTTCACCGCTGGCGCCGCGCCATCTCCATCTCCTGACCGCGACCGCCGGCCAGCTGGCTGTCACCAGGGTCAACGCCCAACCGTTATGA